A window of Trichoderma atroviride chromosome 3, complete sequence contains these coding sequences:
- a CDS encoding uncharacterized protein (BUSCO:EOG092D3J3N) → MSAPNAPGDAGPDSAGPAAGRPRAGSMRRPLQPLDIPIIRHLNSKRVILASASPRRKQLLQQVGFTNLEITPSTKPEDLDKKAYGPWEYVATTAHNKCLDVYTTSIETSLASIPDPALVIAADTIIVTRDGRILEKPRSEADHIRMLKLLRDTRMHRVLTSVTVLAPREDARAPGYDIQSHTEETKVYFWEEGNGLPDDVIEAYVKTREGVDKAGGYGIQGIAGMLLVEKIEGSVDNVIGLPVKRTLTLAEKVTFQQDRDEFDDAGSASE, encoded by the exons ATGTCGGCCCCGAACGCGCCAGGCGACGCCGGCCCCGACTCTGCCGGCCCAGCCGCTGGGCGTCCTCGAGCCGGATCCATGCGCAGGCCGCTGCAGCCCCTTGATATCCCCATTATCAGGCATCTCAACTCAAAGCGGGTAATTCTGGCATCTGCCTCTCCTCGGCggaagcagcttcttcagcag GTCGGCTTCACTAATCTGGAGATTACTCCATCAACCAAGCCTGAGGATCTGGACAAAAAGGCATATGGCCCTTGGGAATATGTCGCCACTACCGCTCACAACAAGTGTCTGGACGTTTACACCACAAGCATAGAGACCAGTCTTGCATCTATCCCCGATCCCGCTCTGGTCATTGCCGCTGACACCATCATTGTCACTCGTGATGGACGCATTCTGGAGAAGCCTCGGAGCGAGGCAGACCACATTCGGATGCTCAAGCTCCTGCGTGATACGCGCATGCACAGAGTTTTGACTTCAGTGACTGTGCTGGCGCCGCGAGAAGATGCCAGGGCTCCGGGCTATGACATCCAATCTCACACAGAGGAGACCAAAGTTTACTTCTGGGAAGAAGGCAATGGACTGCCAGACGATGTGATTGAGGCCTACGTCAAAACCCGAGAAGGCGTTGACAAGGCTGGTGGATACGGAATTCAAGGCATCGCAGGCATGCTGTTGGTGGAGAAGATTGAGGGAAGCGTTGATAATGTCATTGGACTGCCTGTGAAGCGAACTTTGACCCTGGCGGAAAAGGTCACCTTCCAGCAAGATCGTGACGAGTTTGACGATGCAGGATCAGCTTCAGAATGA
- a CDS encoding uncharacterized protein (EggNog:ENOG41~BUSCO:EOG092D0RR7) — translation MSFAIEVPGDAAPLSLEELCRTLHAATTASDHVQRQAAGQQLTTWESQPGYYSSLQSVFLDKSLPLEIRFLAVIQIKNGIDKCWRLHAHLKNGIPAEEKSLIRSRLFQGSVEEEEKHLALHNALVIAKIIRIDYPDDWPDALPSIIDLLRSTKNANQYHLYGTLLVLLRVIKEMGSARLRKSQTALQSVTPEIVYVLSEIYSEKSSIWINFLSTGQGNSDEANLAMMNSLSALKTLRRLISVGYARPHTDNSVSQFWTLSQNQFGQFLGFIDSGVPEPYQDLVGKHLLQFSKFHIDQAEHFAASFAFLPNSLSLVNAYWDLISKFAEVFASSGGIRQGSGDAGAKSKTEGPLMEKLALKGLLLLRACVRIAFSPIQTFKYRTQETKVEQEEAKSIVRTELFKDDLVIQMVNTIITHLFVFRRSDLEAWEEDPEDWEQQEQHEGSAYEWEVRPCAEKLFLDLLTNFKDLLVPPLLSYFHNVQSPQTDIATKEAVYTAMGLSAAHVVHQLDFDAVLASAIVNDAQQQGGLYKVLRRRIAILISLWAPVKLGDTSRPIVYQIFQHFLSPADETNDIVVRITAARQLRWVADEIDFNVDAFLPYTADVLNNLIDLVQNVDSDETKLAILESIRILVTRMEEQVSQFGDQLMAALPSVWQSTGTEEYMVKQAVIAIFSALVMSMGPEFQRYQNYMLPLLAEAARQGSDLHYNLIDESLELLNSILMQCKPPLSQEIINLAEMLLPLLEYQSETVSQALSAIESYVIIAPSAMLEDTLRRPMLTALSGTLDSKSREHVRIGTTCIEYLIRSAAELGGAQGISVLVGDMLEIGFMNKILVNLHDAWEARQTTGPNRKQSKLNTITQGDYFAILARIILAEPNLFVQMLSTFGNIGDVWSWLSAEWFVYQSRMDNIDRQKLYVLALTRLLELNSPMQELVLSKLQDFMDMWINVIMDLQDGVADGTDCLIWETEVEEFEYDAPRLLVERESQHKDPVHCVNALQFVKARLQDLVARVGGQEVFHANWAVNVDKDVMDAFQRLMDGTFISQ, via the exons ATGAGTTTCGCAATCGAGGTGCCAGGCGACGCCGCTCCGCTGTCCTTGGAGGAGCTGTGCCGCACTCTTCACGCGGCTACCACTGCTTCGGATCACGTCCAGCGACAGGCTGCCGGCCAGCAGCTCACAACTTGGGAGTCACAGCCTGGCTACTATTCTTCGCTACAG TCGGTGTTTCTAGACAAATCCCTGCCTCTCGAGATTCGATTTCTGGCAGTTATACAGATCAAGAATGGCATCGACAAGTGCTGGAGACTGCATGCGCACTTGAAGAACGGAATACCtgccgaggagaagagctTGATCCGATCGCGGTTGTTTCAGGGATcggtcgaggaggaggagaagcaccTTGCTCTACACAATGCCTTGGTCATTGCTAAAATAATCCGGATCGACTACCCCGACGACTGGCCCGATGCGTTGCCCAGCATCATCGATCTTCTGCGATCTACGAAAAACGCCAACCAGTATCATCTATACGGCACACTGCTGGTTCTCTTGCGAGTCATCAAGGAGATGGGAAGTGCACGGCTTAGAAAGTCGCAAACAGCACTGCAGTCAGTTACGCCTGAGATTGTATACGTCTTGTCCGAGATATACTCTGAGAAGTCATCAATATGGATCAACTTTTTAAGCACCGGACAGGGAAACAGCGACGAAGCCAACTTGGCCATGATGAACAGCCTCTCAGCCTTGAAAACTCTCCGTCGCCTCATCAGTGTCGGCTACGCGCGACCTCACACCGACAACTCAGTAAGCCAGTTCTGGACACTGTCGCAAAACCAGTTTGGTCAGTTTCTTGGCTTTATCGACTCTGGTGTACCAGAACCATACCAAGACTTGGTGGGgaagcatcttctccagttCTCAAAGTTCCACATCGACCAAGCCGAGCATTTCGCTgccagctttgcttttctgcCCAATTCGCTGTCCCTCGTCAATGCGTACTGGGACCTCATTTCGAAATTTGCTGAAGTTTTTGCTTCGTCTGGCGGTATTCGCCAGGGCTCCGGCGATGCGGGagccaagagcaagacaGAAGGTCCTCTCATGGAAAAGCTTGCCTTGAAggggctgcttcttctgcgtGCTTGTGTTAGGATCGCGTTTTCACCAATACAAACATTCAAGTACCGAACGCAAGAGACAAAAGTCGAACAAGAGGAAGCAAAGAGCATAGTAAGGACGGAGCTTTTCAAAGATGACTTGGTAATACAAATGGTCAataccatcatcacccaccTGTTTGTCTTCCGCAGGTCGGATCTTGAGGCTTGGGAAGAAGATCCCGAAGATTGGGAACAGCAGGAGCAGCATGAGGGTAGTGCATATGAATGGGAAGTTCGGCCATGCGCTGAGAAGCTGTTCTTGGATCTGCTTACCAATTTTAAGGATCTTCTAGTGCCGCCGCTGCTATCATATTTCCATAATGTACAGTCTCCTCAGACGGATATTGCTACAAAGGAGGCCGTTTATACGGCCATGGGTCTTTCAGCAGCGCACGTGGTCCACCAGCTTGACTTTGACGCAGTGCTGGCATCGGCCATTGTGAATGATGCCCAGCAACAAGGCGGTCTGTACAAGGTCCTGCGGCGACGTATTGCCATCTTGATCAGTCTATGGGCCCCAGTCAAACTAGGGGACACCAGCCGGCCGATTGTATATCAGATTTTCCAGCATTTCCTATCTCCAGCCGATGAGACGAATGACATTGTGGTGAGGATCACAGCGGCAAGGCAGCTCAGATGGGTGGCCGACGAGATTGACTTCAACGTCGACGCATTTCTGCCCTACACTGCAGATGTTCTCAACAACCTCATAGATCTTGTACAGAACGTGGACAGCGACGAAACAAAGCTAGCTATACTCGAGTCTATCCGAATCCTGGTGACGCGAATGGAAGAGCAAGTAAGCCAGTTTGGAGACCAGCTCATGGCTGCGCTGCCGTCTGTGTGGCAAAGCACAGGAACAGAAGAGTACATGGTGAAGCAAGCGGTGATTGCCATTTTCTCGGCCTTGGTTATGAGCATGGGCCCCGAATTTCAGCGCTATCAGAATTACATGCTTCCCTTACtcgctgaagctgcaagGCAAGGTTCAGACTTGCATTACAATCTCATTGACGAATCGTTGGAGCTCTTGAACTCGATCCTCATGCAATGCAAGCCTCCCCTTTCGCAGGAGATTATCAATCTTGCCGAGATGCTGCTTCCACTCCTTGAGTATCAATCAGAAACAGTGTCACAAGCGTTATCAGCCATTGAATCCTACGTCATCATCGCACCCTCGGCGATGCTGGAGGACACCCTGCGACGACCGATGCTGACTGCGCTTAGCGGTACGCTGGATTCCAAGAGCCGAGAGCATGTTCGCATAGGCACAACTTGCATTGAGTACTTGATTCGGTCGGCGGCGGAACTCGGAGGCGCGCAGGGAATATCAGTTCTAGTTGGGGACATGCTAGAAATAGGCTTCATGAACAAGATTCTGGTTAATCTCCACGACGCGTGGGAGGCCCGTCAAACCACAGGGCCCAACAGAAAACAAAGCAAGCTAAACACGATCACACAAGGAGACTACTTTGCGATCCTGGCCAGGATCATACTTGCTGAGCCGAACCTGTTTGTGCAAATGCTGAGCACATTTGGAAACATTGGAGACGTGTGGAGCTGGCTATCCGCGGAATGGTTCGTATACCAATCGAGGATGGACAACATCGACCGCCAGAAGCTCTACGTCCTTGCTTTAACCCGTCTGCTCGAACTGAATTCGCCAATGCAGGAATTAGTGTTGAGTAAGCTACAAGACTTTATGGATATGTGGATCAACGTCATCATGGATCTACAAGACGGCGTGGCTGACGGCACGGATTGTCTGATTTGGGAGACGGAAGTGGAGGAATTTGAGTATGATGCTCCCAGGTTGCTCGTAGAGCGGGAGAGTCAGCATAAAGATCCGGTACATTGCGTGAACGCGCTGCAGTTTGTAAAGGCTAGACTACAGGACTTGGTTGCGCGCGTCGGAGGCCAAGAGGTTTTCCATGCGAACTGGGCGGTGAATGTCGATAAGGATGTCATGGATGCTTTCCAGAGGCTTATGGATGGCACATTCATATCGCAGTGA
- a CDS encoding uncharacterized protein (BUSCO:EOG092D3KF0) produces the protein MADNAEAGSDAQITFRVKTSQDGTHTITMAESATVLDLKTKLSTAEFENIPVDRQRLIYSGRVMKNDDTLATYKIKPNNTIHMVKSAASNPSQPASSSTPPPAAVPTNMASGTANNPLAGLTGARYAGHQINLPGMDMFGPDGGMGPPMDEERLQRMMSDPNVQQSMNEALNNPDFINMLIDSNPMLRNIPNARELINSPFMRQMMSNPSMMSQALRMQRNMGRSESAFPAPGATDTTPADAPAADGTAGQGNNQQQNPFANPFMMPGLMGGAGGAGGAPAMPNFQQMQQMLQNLNAMAGGGAFPPPPSGTQAGAATGTTGQQPAAENRGTGGEAGAGAGQTQGGAAAAANPFAALFPPPAAGGANPFALSPEQFQQMMQVFAPQAAPSPPDNRPPEERYAEQLRQLNDMGFFDFDRNVAALRRSGGSVQGAVEHLLGGGN, from the exons ATGGCTGATAACGCAGAGGCGGGCAGCGATGCCCAGATCACCTTCAGGGTCAAGACGTCACAGGATGGCACGCacaccatcaccatggccgagTCGGCCACCGTCCTCGACCTCAAGACGAAGCTGTCTACGGCCGAGTTCGAGAATATCCCCGTCGACCGCCAGCGCCTCATCTACTCGGGCCGCGTCATGAAGAACGACGATACGCTGGCCACGTACAAGATCAAGcccaacaacaccatccaCATGGTCAAGAGCGCGGCCAGCAaccccagccagccagcttcatcgTCTACCCCGCCGCCAGCCGCTGTGCCAACCAACATGGCCTCTGGTACCGCCAATAACCCTCTTGCTGGCCTGACTGGAGCTAGATACGCTGGCCACCAGATCAACCTTCCTGGAATGGACATGTTTGGCCCAGACGGCGGC ATGGGACCCCCCATGGACGAAGAGCGACTGCAGCGCATGATGTCCGACCCCAACGTGCAGCAGTCCATGAACGAAGCGCTGAACAACCCGGATTTTATTAATATGCTCATCGATTCGAACCCCATGCTTAGGAACATTCCCAACGCTCGAGAGCTCATTAATTCTCCCTTCATGCGACAGATGATGAGCAACCCGTCGATGATGTCGCAAGCTCTGCGGATGCAGCGGAATATGGGTCGATCCGAATCCGCATTCCCTGCTCCTGGAGCAACGGATACGACCCCGGCTGATGCGCCTGCGGCCGATGGCACAGCTGGCCAGGGAAACAACCAGCAGCAGAACCCATTTGCGAACCCTTTCATGATGCCAGGGCTTATGGGCggtgctggcggtgctggcggtGCTCCTGCCATGCCCAACTTCCaacagatgcagcagatgcttcAGAACCTAAATGCCATGGCAGGAGGTGGTGCATTCCCGCCTCCGCCAAGCGGCACTCAGGCTGGCGCGGCGACGGGAACGACTGGCCAGCAACCCGCGGCGGAGAACCGAGGAACAGGAGGCGAAGCAGGTGCAGGTGCAGGACAAACCCAGGGcggagcggcggcggcggcgaacCCCTTTGCGGCCTTGTTCCCACCACCGGCAGCCGGGGGAGCCAATCCCTTTGCTCTGTCCCCGGAACAGTTccagcagatgatgcaggtGTTTGCCCCGCAAGCGGCCCCTTCACCACCAGACAACCGGCCGCCGGAAGAGCGCTACGCAGAGCAGCTCAGACAGCTAAACGACATGGGATTCTTCGATTTTGATCGAAATGTTGCAGCGCTGAGACGCAGCGGAGGAAGCGTGCAAGGAGCTGTTGAGCATCTGCTTGGCGGGGGCAACTAA
- a CDS encoding uncharacterized protein (BUSCO:EOG092D25D9) — protein sequence MIQGIFYARFFPQEGPKIVAQAPPGCITSSDGQRPPLVDFDVLQEYIIPRQAFCNRYVTINSPDGKYTILGFPVAIRNPKYMRNEFIFNFGLLVEAECDQTPYERVVRCLAETFAEMEKQNEYLSFSEANGPDGDGSRRPIVSLLEIVKEDLNNYGECMIPVDEASTINMKLFPHHTNPPAVQGWHVPVAKTKFNDIIDPTWDITLLKVVAKIDGVSDVRRIAHEASVSLDLAKIAIRHLLYYDTILLLDIFFFGSCYAPRPGIHDFIRNVDGIVDECASYVSHGRARVSNYLLIRFMAAFAPGKSVKEWIYIHREMGFELMSYIDIRRFVQFGVIKGCLYRVHKYVVSKQYLASLASGQSKPLAGGDPLQKYTDGCHNMDQIMTEQNLTNDQVMERLKALPVPRSDIVVFYK from the exons ATGATCCAAGGCATCTTCTACGCTCGCTTCTTCCCTCAAGAAG GTCCCAAAATCGTCGCCCAGGCTCCTCCCGGCTGCATCACGTCCTCCGACGGCCAGCGGCCTCCTCTCGTCGACTTTGACGTCCTGCAAGAGTACATCATCCCCCGCCAGGCCTTCTGCAACCGCTATGTCACCATCAACTCTCCCGACGGCAAATACACCATCCTGGGGTTCCCCGTGGCCATTCGGAATCCAAAGTATATGCGCAATGagttcatcttcaactttggCCTGCTGGTCGAGGCCGAGTGCGACCAGACCCCGTATGAGCGCGTCGTGAGGTGTCTGGCCGAGACATTTGCCGAaatggagaagcagaatgAGTACCTGAGCTTTAGTGAGGCAAATGGCCCGGATGGCGACGGCTCGAGGAGGCCGATTGTGAGTTTGCTTGAGATTGTCAAGGAGGACTTGAATAACTACGGAGAGTGTATGATTCCAGTTG ATGAAGCAAGCACCATCAATATGAAGCTCTTCCCCCACCACACAAACCCCCCCGCCGTCCAGGGCTGGCACGTCCCCGTCGCAAAGACCAAATTCAACGACATCATCGATCCAACGTGGGACATCACCCTCCTAAAAGTCGTTGCCAAAATCGACGGCGTCTCCGACGTCCGCCGCATCGCCCACGAGGCCTCCGTCTCGCTCGATCTCGCCAAGATCGCCATCCGCCACCTGCTCTACTACGACaccatcctcctcctcgacatcttcttcttcggctcgTGCTACGCGCCCCGTCCGGGCATCCACGACTTCATCCGCAACGTGGACGGCATCGTCGACGAATGCGCTAGCTACGTGTCTCACGGCAGGGCGCGGGTCAGCAATTACCTGCTCATCCGGTTCATGGCGGCTTTTGCGCCTGGAAAAAGCGTCAAGGAGTGGATCTACATTCATAGGGAGATGGGATTTGAACTCATGTCTTATATCGACATTAGGCGTTTTGTGCAATTTGGCGTCATCAAGGGCTGTCTCTACCGCGTGCACAAGTATGTTGTTTCAAAGCAGTACTTGGCCTCGCTGGCATCGGGACAGAGCAAGCCGCTGGCTGGAGGAGATCCGTTACAGAAATATACGGATGGATGCCACAACATGGATCAAATCATGACAGAACAGAACTTGACCAATGATCAGGTCATGGAAAGACTAAAGGCATTGCCTGTTCCCAGAAGCGACATCGTCGTGTTTTACAAATAA